The Toxorhynchites rutilus septentrionalis strain SRP chromosome 3, ASM2978413v1, whole genome shotgun sequence genome includes a region encoding these proteins:
- the LOC129774928 gene encoding uncharacterized protein LOC129774928 — MSSKLELSWPEECQHVIFRELGTHLTRQERFRAATANFRKAVAAAPGAIDCHYLKSVACFRNSELKDALTSIRAGLAVERDELDPRGVDFPCSLQECRTVFELGKFEEHVKVASNKRIHFTGHRLKDIEGEIQLATRNYKNVLGKRAGPCLQEHRHRLKQISEEWAQEGKVDPTPAWKSKLQRGECDVVSVVELAEKQLHIREKNRQEKNLKMLGQIYLNHGWTDLVFLNSLRKGGVWEKTVNLPEAEERSKMLSDTVEKCYGRVEAALLTLQSRYPVYTYRRNRFGSSEKAADYLMDNIFKIRYKTYRDVHNQLDHMHELRAAEKLNALREYVGDTLWNHYQIKTERVFPDRYKFVNEICNLVGLAITDSYKVPPKLMDEPLKGRLLILFNLPLAKEDEVVVPIFGDKSTYRDPAAPDYGYIAYKNKITLLEKRIPYSRYPIERAFLYNEMCRHHLAASKLDETRIMARKVIWEATQSGSNLWKFLGALAIVRADCSQMNLEKLVDSLDEASQAALALEDERLDHVIRVATIVNGKLMTKKMEERNSIEIRRVELG; from the exons ATGTCGTCCAAGTTGGAACTTTCCTGGCCGGAGGAATGTCAGCATGTAATCTTTCGCGAGCTCGGAACTCACCTCACCCGCCAGGAACGCTTCCGTGCCGCTACCGCAAACTTTAGAAAAGCCGTCGCAGCTGCACCGGGAGCGATTGATTGCCATTATCTGAAAAGTGTGGCCTGCTTCCGGAATTCCGAACTCAAGGATGCCTTGACGAGCATCCGGGCCGGACTAGCCGTCGAGCGGGATGAGTTGGATCCCCGGGGGGTGGACTTTCCCTGTTCCCTTCAAGAGTGTCGAACCGTGTTCGAGCTGGGTAAATTCGAGGAGCACGTGAAGGTTGCCTCGAACAAGAGGATTCACTTTACCGGCCATCGGCTGAAGGATATTGAGGGGGAGATTCAACTGGCAACCCGAAACTATAAGaatgtgttgggaaaacgtGCGGGGCCATGCTTGCAGGAGCATCGTCATCGGCTTAAGCAGATTAGCGAAGAGTGGGCGCAGGAGGGCAAGGTGGATCCGACACCAGCCTGGAAAAGCAAACTTCAGCGAGGTGAATGTGATGTCGTTAGTGTGGTGGAGCTGGCTGAGAAACAGCTACATATCAGGGAAAAGAACCGTCAggaaaaaaatcttaaaatgcTTGGTCAAATATATTTGAACCACGGTTGGACAGATTTGGTGTTCTTAAATTCTCTGCGCAAAGGAGGAGTTTGGGAAAAAACTGTAAATCTCCCCGAGGCGGAAGAACGTTCCAAGATGCTTTCGGATACGGTCGAGAAATGCTACGGAAGGGTGGAAGCAGCGTTGTTGACCCTCCAATCAAGATATCCTGTGTATACCTACCGCAGAAACAGATTCGGATCGTCAGAGAAAGCAGCTGACTATCTCATGGATAATATCTTTAAAATCCGTTACAAAACCTATCGGGATGTGCACAATCAGCTAGACCACATGCACGAGCTTCGAGCGGCCGAAAAGTTGAACGCTTTGCGGGAGTATGTGGGTGACACGCTTTGGAACCACTATCAAATCAAGACGGAACGAGTATTCCCGGATCGGTACAAATTTGTGAACGAGATCTGCAACCTAGTTGGGCTGGCAATCACGGATAGCTACAAGGTACCGCCCAAGCTGATGGACGAACCTCTGAAAGGTAGACTGTTGATACTCTTCAATTTGCCCCTGGCAAAGGAAGACGAAGTGGTTGTACCCATCTTTGGAGATAAGTCAACCTACCGTGATCCGGCTGCGCCCGATTATGGTTACATCGCTTACAA AAACAAAATCACTCTGCTGGAGAAACGAATACCATACTCCCGATATCCGATCGAGAGGGCCTTCCTGTACAACGAGATGTGCCGTCACCACTTGGCGGCAAGCAAACTGGACGAAACTCGGATCATGGCACGGAAAGTAATCTGGGAAGCCACCCAAAGTGGAAGCAATTTGTGGAAATTTCTCGGAGCACTGGCAATCGTCCGGGCGGACTGCAGCCAGATGAACCTGGAAAAGTTGGTCGACTCACTGGACGAAGCAAGCCAAGCTGCTCTGGCTCTGGAGGACGAACGGTTGGATCATGTTATTCGGGTGGCTACCATT GTTAACGGGAAATTGATGACTAAAAAAATGGAGGAAAGAAACTCGATAGAAATTCGTCGCGTGGAACTAGGCTAG